GATACAGATTACTGGGTAGTCACTTTTGGGTTCTGACTTACTAAGTATTTTACCTTTGCTCGTTTTTAAATAAACCGTCTTAATTTGCCCGCTACTATCTAAAACTTCTTCAAATAATCGTAATTCATCCATCACGCAAAGAGCATTAGGAAAAATACTTATCGCAGCTCCAACCTCTTCAAAGCATTCTTTTTTCTCAAAGAGATGAATATCGAATTCTTGTGTTGTCAAGCAACGTGCAAATGTTAGTCCAGCTATACCACCACCAATTATTGCGATTTGTTTTTTGTTCCCCATCTGTAATTGATTTAACATAGAATAAAAAACATCTGTTGCAGAAAGAACGGGAAAATAAGCGCTAACCCAACGAAGAGGATTTTTGATATTTTCATAAATTGATATTTTAAAATGAGGAGTTCTTTTAGAAAGAACTGCAAAGACCTTGATCAAAGTTAGAAGCGATATCAATCCATATCTGACCTTGGTGATGAATGATAAGGGGCGAACTCAACTTGAATGCGCAACTATTGCGGTGTGATCTGAAGTGCAGCACCGTCTAATCTATGGCTCATCCCCTGTCACCACACGGCGCAAAAATTCATCGTGCAAAAAAGAAAGCAAAGGCCTTCGGCCTCTAAAATAAGGGACAGGCTAATAGTTTTGTAAACGAGAGGGGAACGTATTAGATATACAGGTACAAGTGTCTTTCCAATAATAAGATATATATAACTACCTTGTAAGAATACACCCCTTCGCGATACAGGGAAAGTCCACTTTCATCTCCGTTTTCGCGCAAATTGCTCCGAAGGTGTTTGGGGTCAGAAATGGTTCTGAGCGGCGAGAATGCTCGGCTCGGACAATCGGAAGATTGTCCCTTCAGTCGCGAGGAGCAAATTGCACCACGAAGGGGGGAAACAATCCTGTGGTGAATCCTTTTTTCTGTAGGGCGAGCGGCCCTGCTTGCCGGGTGCCAGAGGTAACCAGAGAAACTCTGGCCCGTGGCAACCGAACCGGTCGCCCTACACGCGGAAAATCATGGGCCTTTGCGTGGAACTTATTTTCCCCAGAACGTTACTAGGAAGCATCCTCGGTCCCCGCGTCTTTCATCTCCGTTTTCGTGCAAATTGCCTGTGGCAAATTCCCCTTTGCCCATGGTCTGATGATTGGTTCGAGGAAGATAACAAATAACATTTGGCCCGCTACCGTATCTTAGCCGAGGAGCCTTCGAAACACGATTGATAGAATTCTGTACATGCGGGGCAATTCCCCCATGCAAACGATCAGTTATACAGACGCTAGAAATCAACTTGCCGGGTTAATGAATACCGCATCCCGCGACCGCGAACCTATCATCATTACTCGGAATGGAGCCGGGAAAGTGGTGCTACTGGCCATCGAAGAGTATGAGGCGATGGAGACGACGCTGCATCTTCATTCTACAGGGGTAAATGCCACCCAAATTCAGCAAAGTCTGGACGATTACGAAGCAGGCAAAATCCAGACGGGTGAGCTATGCGACTGAGGTGGTTACCGAATGGATGGAAAGACTACCGCTACTGGCAGGAAAACGACCGCAAAATCCTCGAGCGAGTGAACGAACTCGTCAAGGACGCGCAGCGTAATCCGTTCACGGGTATCGGCAAGCCTGAACCTATGAAAAATAATCTCAAAGGCTGGTGGTCGAGGCGGATTACTCAGGAGCACCGCTTTATCGATAAGGTAGAAAACGAAAGCCTCCTGATCATGCAGTGTAGGTTCCACTACGATGGTCACGTGTGCTGATCGTCAGGTTAGGCCTTGGCCTCAGGAATAAGGGAGGTGGTTAGTCAGGGCCTTTTTGACACAGGCACACCCTAGTAAGCAATTTGCTCATGGTTGATCGAAAAAAGGCAAAGTCAGTTTGTCGTTTGCCTTTGGCAATATACGTGTTGTTTGAAATTTAAGGGTCTCCGGGAAAAGGTGTGGGAATCTTTTCGAGGGGTTGGCCGGATTGGGCGAGTAATTCGCCTTGGTGAAGGGTTGCCCATTCCGTGATCATACCCAGCGCACTTCACCGGTGCCAAGACCGGAGTTACCGACAAGCAAGGCGAGACAGCGGCAACGATCGCGCTGACAAGAGATCGAGAAGCAACGCACGCTTATTTCCAAGCTGAACTCTCATCCCAATAAGGACTAACCCACAATACGATTCAATATAGAGAATCTTTTCTCTAATAATTCCAGTGTACTTTATGCAGTCATTGAGGACGGAAGGTTCACGGACAGGTGTAGTCATGGGGCAGTATTATTTCTGAGGTTAAATTTTCCTGTCCCGGGAGAAGAATTCTGTTTCTAAGCTCTCTAATCCGGGGGCTTTTAAGAAATTTGCGGATGATCGATTGCGAAATTCACGGGGGGTGCATTCAGCCCATTTGGTGAACCACCGGCTGAACTGGGCGGGGCTCTCGATGCCGATTTGATGGCCGACTTCTTTGATGGTAAAGTCCCCCATCGACAGGAGGGTTTTGGCGCGGAGACAACGCCGGTTTTGGATTTCGTAGTGGATCGTGTGGCCGTAAGTGGCTTGGAAGAGCCTGCGCAAATTGCGTTCGGACATCCCGCAGTGCCGGGAGAGTTCACACACTTCGACGTTGCGGTGCAAATTACTTTCGAGGAAGTGGAGGGCCTTAGACAGGGTGGCATCGCGGGTGTGCTGCGGGTGCGGGGTCGAGTCCGTGCCACCGGTGTGTCCGGTCAAGGCATCCATGGCTTGGAGGACAAATTGTTTCATGAGCTCGGTACGGAAATAGAGGCTTCTTTGGCCTGGGTATCCCCCGAGACTCCTGAGAGTCTGGACGTAAGAGGCTAGGAACCCGTAGTTTTTGCGGTAGGGGAGCGGATCTTTCAGGAAGTGATCGATAATCACTGTGGCACGGCTTTGTCCTTCCCACTGGCGAGGGACCAGTCCGAAGCTGCAGAAATCCAAGACGAGGTCTTTGGTCTTGAAGGAGGATATTTCGTGGAAGACCCCCGGTAGCGCAATAAAGAGGTCACCGGTTTTGAGCGGATATTTCTTTTGCCCGTGCTCAAAAATCCCGCTGCCGCTCCGGACAAGACAGAATTCATAATAGGTATGCCGGTGTTGCCGGTTAGTCAATTCCCGTTTGAAACGGGTCTCATCAGGGCCATAGACAGATAACCAATAAGCCCCCGCTTCGACAGTGTCGGAAATCCGGTTCTGGAGTATTTTGTCCGAAATGGTCAATTTTTTGTCCGGTGTAGCCATTGAAGTAAATGATACGTCACGTTACATTAGATTGTCAAAAATTAATTAAAAAACCCCCGGAAACCCCCTATGTCCCCCACACTACTCAATGAACCAACATTCAAAGTAACCGCCGAAATGATCAATTCCTTTAAAGAAAATGGTTATCTCGTGGTTGAAAACCTGATTGATCTTGGATTAGTCGAGGTACTCCGCCGTGATGCCGATGAAACTGTCGCCATGGCCATGGAAGCCAAGGCTAAAGGAGAGGCTGCTGCCCAAGGCTCTCATGCTGGGGTTTTTACTTGGTCTGGCGATTATATGAGTCCCGAGGAAATGAAGAAATATGAAGTCAACGGGATCCATGACATGCAGTTCCACCGCGGGAGTTTTTCACGCCTGATCATGGAAAAGAATGTCGGGGATCTGGCGCAGGCTCTGCTCGGGCCTGACGTGATGCTCCACCATACGAAGTTAATTTATAAAAAGCCCCACACGGGCGGGATGTTCCCGATGCACCAGGACTATCCTTATTTCCCGTTCAAGAACCACAGCATGCTGGCTTTCTCCATCCACCTCGATGACACAGATGATCATAATGGCGGGCTCCGAGTGATCCCGGGCAGTCACAAGCTCGGTCCCTTGGCCTTAGCGAATAAACCCGGGCAAAGCATGTATGTGGATCAAAAGAAGTATAAGCTCGAAGACGGGATCAGTGCCCCGGTGAAAGCGGGTGGGGTCGTGATTTTTAATTACCTGACACTGCATGGCTCACCCGTGAATCATTCAGATCGTTTCCGTCGTAATATTCTGCTGCAGATCAGGGATGCTCATGACATTCCTGATGGGGAAATGCATAGTTCACGAGGACAAGGCATGATTTTGCGTGGGAAAAATCCGCACTTTTACGCGACAGACCTGAGTAACCGGCATTAATCGCCAGACGTCCGCGGGGTGTCGCCCGAAACAACTAACCAGCTAAAAAAACAAGAAAGCCCGAAATATGGAAGACACATTAAAGATGACGCCCCGTGAACGTTTTATCCGAGCCCTTGAACGAAAACCGTTGCAGGGTTTGGTTCCCCATTTTGAGCTGGTTTTTTTCCTAACGATGGAGGCTTTCGGGAAAGTTCATTTTTCCCAGCGGCGTTATGATCAGTGGGATCAGATGAGCCAAAAGGAGAGGGACCTGCATATCACCGACAGCGCTCAGCTTTACATACAAACGGCTGAGTACTTCGGACATAGTGCGATTTTCCTGCATCCAAATCCTTCTAGCGACACGGAGATTTTCCGGCTCATCGACAAGGTCCGTGAATTGTCCGGGGATAAATATTTCCTCATGATGCATGGGGATGCGACCTTCGCGATTCCGGACGGGAATACCATGGTGGATTTTTCCTACAAGATGGTGGATGAACCTGAGGCGCTGCTCAAGGAGGCTCAAGATATGGTTGATAACAATTTGCGTTTCATCGAAAAAGTCAGAAATCATGGCGGCTTAGACGGGTTCGCTTTGTGCTCGGATTATTGCCTCAATGATGGGCCATTCATGAGTCCCAAAAATTTCTCTAAATTCGTCGGCTCTTACCTGAAGCAGACTGTCAAAAACCAGCGTGATGCGGGGTTCTACGTGATTAAACATACCGACGGCGATATCATGCCGATCCTTGATCAGCTCGTGGATGCAAATCCCCATGCGCTGCACTCCATCGATCCTCAGGCAAGAGTGGACATCGCCGAGGTTGAAAAACTCGTCGGTGACAAAGTCGCCCTTTGCGGAAATGTCAACTGCGGCTTGATCGACACGGGCACAGAAGCGGAAGCAATCGAATCCACCCGTTACGCCCTCAAACACGGTATGCCCGGCGGCGGATATATCTTTTCGACGAGTAACTGTATTTATACAGGCATGCGCCTCGAACGTTATAAACTCATCCTCGATGTCTGGCGCAAAGAAGGTATTTACGCCTAATCCTGATGGATCGTTAAACCGGCATTAACCGAAAACACCAAGAGCTTCCGGTAAACATTTTCCCCCCTTCTCCACCCCCTTGTTTTGTTTGTAGGGGGCTGAGGGGCGAAAAGTTGATTAAGAATAATTTGCCCGGTTTTTTATCGCCCGTTCATAGACGTGGACATATTCCTTGGCCGAATGTTCCCAAGTGAATCGGCGTTCCATGGCGTTACGGCGCAGGCTCTCGATGTGATGGGGGCGGTCGAACCAAGTGGAGATGGCCCAGCCGATGGTGTTATACAGGGCCCAAGCGGAAATCTCATTAAATTTAAAGCCGGTGCCTTGGCCGGTGGCTTCATCATAATTTTCCACCGTGTCATTAAGCCCACCGATGGCACGAACGATGGGCAGGGTGCCGTATCTGAGGGAATACATTTGGTTCAGGCCGCAGGGTTCATAAAGGGAGGGCATCAGGAAAAAGTCGCTACCGGCCTCGATCATGTGACTGAGTTCATTATTATATCCGATATAAACACCGACCCGCCCGCGAAAACGGTGCTCGAGGGAACGGAAGAAATCTTCGGTGCGTGTATCCCCGCTGCCTAAGAGACAAAACTGCATGTCCATGGCGTCGAGTGCCCGGGGCAGGGCTTCCTCAATCAGGTCGAATCCCTTTTGGTCGGCAATGCGGGAAATGATTCCGAAAAGGGGAATGTGGGGATTCGTGATGAGTCCGAGCCTCTTTTGGAGTTCGAATTTGCATTTGGCTTTGCCGCGCATGTCATTAATCGAGTAGGTAGCGGTGATGAATTTGTCGGTTTCGGGGTTCCACTGGGTGTAATCCACGCCGTTGAGGATACCGAAGAGGTCGTCTTTTTTGGCGAGGAGCTGGCTGTCGAGTCCGCATCCGCCGATGGGTCCGAGGATTTCCTTGGCATAAGTCGGGGACACCGTTGTGATCGCATCGGCAAAGTGGATACCGGCCTTTAAGAGATTTAACCCGCCAAAATCTTCAATGACTCCCCCGTTAAAATATTCCCCACCCAGACCGATATAAGTAAAAGCACTGGCGTGGAATTTGCCTTGGTAACCCATATTATGGATCGTGAGTACACTGGCCGTGTGCGAGAGGGGGGAGAGGATACGGTCCCAGGTTTTCAGGAAGGTCGCTGTGAGTGATGTCGGCCAATCATGGAGGTGCATGACATGGGGAGTCCAGGCCAGGTCCTTGCAGACTTGCAGGGCGGCCTTGCTCAGGAGGCCGAAACGGAATGCGTTATCCTGGTATTCCCCCCCGATATCACCATAAATCGCCCCCCGTTTGAAAAAACGCGAGTAATCGACGAACATGACCGGGACCTCGTCATAAAGCATGCCTTCATGGATACCGACCCAGTTCTCTTCACCCTTACCCATGTGGATACAGGAGGAAAAGCGGAATTTAATATTGTATCTCACCGGGTCTATCGTGTCATAAAAGGGGATGATGATCCTGACATCATGCCCTTGGCGTTTGAGTTCGCGGGGCAATGCCGAGACGACATCAGCCAGTCCACCGGTCTTTGCAAATGGTTCACACTCAGATGCGACAAAAAGGATACGAAATTTGCCTGATTTTCCGGGCTTGAGTATTGTTTTTTTGAGCGGCTTTTTCTGTAGAGAAGTCGGAGCTTTTTTGCTGGGGGCTTGGGCTTTTATCTTTGTCACGTCGGCTTTTGGCTTTGAATCCTTGGCCTTTGGTGGGGACTTTTTGCCTTTTTTATGGAGTTTTAAGGCTGCTTCGGTAGATTCGAGCGTCTTGGTGGCCTGGACTACTTCTTTTTGAAGTTTCTTGCCCTTTTTCGAATTTTTATCTTTTTTCTTTCCCATAAACGAATCCCGTTGTTCACTCATTTTAAGTATGGAAATCCTGCATGAACAGGTTTGGCTGGATAGAGCCCGTGCACACTCGTCCCGGGTGTCGCGCTGGGTCCAGCCCCATTTACAGCGCAAGAGCATGGAGCAAAAAGAGCCTGTCGTCGATTTTCTTTTTTCATATTACTCGTTACGTCCCGGGCAACTCTTAAAATGGACCCCGGGCGAGGGCGTGATCCTGGGAGGGGCGAGGGGTGAAAGTTTTCTAAATGAAAAGCATTTTGCCCGCGTGGAGGGCCGGGGGGTCGCCTTGGATATAAAAAGCTTGGCCTCAAAGAGGATGGTAGGACTCTCTTACATCCGCAATTTGCTCCGGACGACTCTCGTGCGACCCGCGCAATTTGCCTGTTACGGCCTTCACGAATGGGCCATGGTTTATCGGGCCCCGGAGATCCGGCATACAGAATTACCTTTGAGGATGGCCCCGGACCAAATCGCGCGGTTTGTCGAAACCCAGAATATCTGCTGCACACATTTTGATGCTTTCCGGTTTTTTACCCCCGAGGCTCGGCCCCGGAATAAATGGCAGCTCGAACGCCCCGGCCAAACGGATTTCGAGCAGCCCGGCTGTATCCATGCAAATATGGACCTTTATAAATGGGCATATAAATTACTCCCCTGGATCGCTTCCGAGCTCGTCGCCGACTGTTTCGAACTGGCCATGACCGCCCGGAAAATCGATATGCGCGCCAGCCCTTATGATCTTGAGGCGGCCGGTTACGCCCCTATCCGGATCGAAACCCCCGAGGGCCGGGAGGAATATGTCGAAGCGCAGAAACAAATTGCCCGGGATGCCGAGCCTCTCCGGCAAAGATTGATTCAGGCTTATGAACGGGTGATTGGTCATCAGGGTTAACAGGAGTTTTTGTCCGCGAGTGGTCGAGAGATTCATTTTTTTCAATTATTTGTGTGGTGGCGGTCGCTCTGGCTCTTCTGGGCGTAAAAAGTCATCGGATGAATTTGAAATAATTAGGGAGCTTCATTCAGAGCCATTTGCGCGAGCAAAATACGGTATATTTCTCCGCGTCGGATTTGGAGGACGGTAACGACGAAGCTATTCTCTTCAAAAGAAAAGCCAGAGACAACAGGTTTTGAGCTTTTGGCCTTTATCCACTTATCGACAGTGATATTAAAGTTCTCAGTCTTGGGACTGAATTTTGTTTTTTGATAAATCTCTTTCAAGGTGGTGCCCCCATCGATTTTCCATTTGTCCGGAGAAACTTGGCGGATTTCATCGGGGAGCTGGTCAAATTCATTGGAGACTTCGCCAATGACCGCCTCGATAATATCTTCCATCGTGATCATCCCGATAATACTGCCATCAGGAGCCTCGACTAAAGCGAGGTGATAACGTTTTGAGGTCAGAATTTTCAGACCTTCCTCGATTTTGAGGGAATCAGATATTTTAATGATGGGACGCACGAAATTTGCGATCACGGCCTCTTTGCGGCTGGGAGACATGGCCAAGAGCTCTTTGTAGTTTAGGTATCCGGTGATGCCCTGTATCGTGCCATCCTTGCTGACGGGATAACGGGTGTGCAGGGTGGTAGCCGCCCGTTCAAAATTATCAATGTTACTTTTAACCAGACTGAAGTAGGTGAGGGCATCAATCGGGATCATGATATCGCGCACCATTTTATTTTGTAGGCTGGCAGTATTAAGAATGATTGATTGTTGCGCCGAGCTGATGATGGCACTTGAATGGGCCATACGAGTGATGGTGGTTAAGTCTAAAATACTCATTTGGTTCTCATTATGTTTATTCTTGAATGGTTTTGAGATGAACTCAGTCAGGAATATGATTGGTCGAAGAAAAAAGATCATTACTTGCAGAATCGGACCAAAAATGGGAGCCAGTCTCTCCGCAAAGCTTACTCCGATCACCTTTGGCAGGATTTCTGTGCAGACAAGGATGACTGCTGTGAATATGATGGAGAATATCCACAAATTTTCTGCTCCATACACATCATCAAAGGCACCACCAGCAAAAGTGGCTCCTCCGGTGTGGGCGATGGTATTAAGAATCAGGATAGCCGCAATCGGCCGATCAATATTCGATTTCATACGCATCCACATTTTGGCCCAGAGCTTGCCCTTGCCCGCCGCCGCTTCGAGCCGGACGGGATTCAAGCTCAGGAGCATAGCCTCCATGAGTGAGCAAAGAAACGAAACCACGACAGCGACCGTTACACTAACTAATAAAATCGTCATAAGTGCCGAAAAATTAGCATAATAGCGCTCGAATGCAAAAGAATCAGTGTAAAAAACTCATCATTGATTCATCAATAAATCATTCCGTCAGGGAGATTTGCTTCCTTGCGTCAGTGGGGGCGGTTCTGCTAGGGTAGTAAGCTTATCTATGATTAGTTTTATCCGAGGAAAACTTGTGGAAGCCAAACCGACGGCGGTATGTGTGGAGTGCGGAGGGCTGGGGTATGATGTGCATATCCCGCTTTCGAGCTTCGGCAAATTGCCTGCAATCGGTGCGGAAGTATATTTACGTACCCATCTCACGATCCGAGAGGATGCTCATATCCTTTTCGGTTTTGCTACGGAGGAGGAACGTGAACTTTTCCGCTTGCTCATCGATAAGGTCAGTGGTGTGGGTCCGGTGCTGGCACTTAAAGTCTTGAGCGGGATGAATGTGGATCAGTTCAAAGCCTGTGTCTTGAGCGGGGACACCAAGACCCTGAGCAAATTGCCCGGGTTAGGCAAAAAGACGGCTGAACGGATCGTCGTCGAGCTCAAGGATAAACTCTCCCTCGGCCCGGTCAGTAGTACGGGAATGGATATTTCCGGCGGTTCTGCGCAAATTGCCCGGACGGGTGAAAATGCAGCGTTCCATGACGCCGTGGGGGCACTGGTCGCCTTGGGCTTTAAACAGGCCGATGCCTGGACAGCCGTGCGCAATTTGCTCGGTAAACCCGAGTCGAAGGATATGAAGCTTGAGGAAATCGTCCGCGAAGCCATCAACTCGCTGACTTAGTTATTTTTATGGTTTTCTGGATTTATTACGCAATTTGCGTTGTAGGACGATGAGGACAAGTCCTGCCCCGCAGCCTAATAACGCGTATGCGGAGGGTTCAGGAACGGCTTGGACCGTTAATTGCATGATCTGCCCGTTGACATTGCCTGCACCGAAATCAGCCGTTTGCGCAATGGTAGCCCTGTCGATTGTCCAGAGGGCGGAATCGAGGGCGCTGTAGTTAATGCCATTATAAGTCACAGAACCTGCGACATCCGCCAGATAATAAGCAAATGACGCCCCAGATATGGATGTGAAAAAACCCGCCGCATTATCGGTGAAAAATCCGCCTGTATAAATATCACCGTTATTCAGCCCGGCGACATTTAAATAGATACTGATGACATTAGCTCCTGTCATCGGAGCAGTGAAAGGGGGGAAACCAGTGATACGTGAAACATCATTTATGCTCGCCATGGGTGCCAGAAAATCCGGTGCGGCGCCCGTGTATTCAAAATTAAAATCCAAGCCTCCTGTGGGGTCAATAGATGCCGCGGTGCTAATTCCGGGGCTATTACCCGGATCGACACTACCTGAACCGCTGATTTGCCCGACAGAAAGTGTTCCTTTGAGGGCTGTCCCGGTTTGAAGCGTGAGATTACCTAGCGTGGCAGTACCTTGGACCGTACCGGATTCGAGCGTTATATTGGAGAAATTTGTGATATTGAAATTAACCGTGATTGCATTGCCCGTACCGGCATCGAATTTCAAAGTGTTACCGCCCGTGCCGCCGTCGAGTGCCCCATTAATGGTGCTGCCCTGCTTGAGGATGATTTCATCATTGCCTCCTCCCATGTCCACTGCGAGCCCATTGGTCCCTGATATCGTTCCCGCATTCACGAGCCTGTCGTCACCCCCTCCAAATTGAATGGCGGCACCGACACCTACAGCGCCGTTTCCGGTGATCGACCCGGTAGAGTAGTTGGTGATCGTATTATTAAAGTTCCCCGCGATTTTGATGGCGTACTCATTTTCCCCGAGGATGCTTCCTGTATTATGGATCACGATGGCCGACACCCCGGCGTTTCCGTTGCCGTCATCGACTTGGATACCCCTTGCTTGACCGGAGATTGATCCTGAGTTTGTGACGAATCCGCCCCCGAGGGCGAATCCTTCACTATTACCGTCCATGGCCCCGGTATTGCCTTTGGCTTGGACGAAGCCGTAATTATAGATAGTGGCAGCCCCGTCGATATCGATGCCGTCACCGTCGGCGGTGGGGGAGTTTGTATTACCTTTGATGGTCCCGAAATTAACCACGGTCGCGACATTCGAGAATCCATCGACATTAATACCGGAGCCGCTGCGCCCGATGATGAATGCCCCGGATTGGTTCGTGATTGCGATATTGATTTTTGTCTCAATACCGTGTGTGCCCCCGGTGATGGTGCCACTGTTATATATCCAGTTATTCGTCTGAGCCGGGAAAAGGTTCGTGCTGAATGCGATGCCTTCCTCGGTGGCAGAGATAATCGTGCCGGTATTCGAAATAATCCCGCTGACGATTCTGAGGCCCTTCTGGGAACCGCTAATCATTCCGTAATTATAGATCCGGCTATTTGTATTGATCTGGGAATCATAAGCGTCCCCCGTAGTCGAGAAAATCGAGCCGTCATTGGTCAGGGTATTATTTGAGCCGGGGCGGATCGCATCTGCATTTGTGGCCGAAATGGTCCCGCCCGAATAATTAACCACCAAGCTATTGCCGGCTGTGAT
The Verrucomicrobiota bacterium DNA segment above includes these coding regions:
- a CDS encoding type II toxin-antitoxin system prevent-host-death family antitoxin; the encoded protein is MRGNSPMQTISYTDARNQLAGLMNTASRDREPIIITRNGAGKVVLLAIEEYEAMETTLHLHSTGVNATQIQQSLDDYEAGKIQTGELCD
- a CDS encoding Txe/YoeB family addiction module toxin → MRLRWLPNGWKDYRYWQENDRKILERVNELVKDAQRNPFTGIGKPEPMKNNLKGWWSRRITQEHRFIDKVENESLLIMQCRFHYDGHVC
- a CDS encoding AraC family transcriptional regulator — its product is MATPDKKLTISDKILQNRISDTVEAGAYWLSVYGPDETRFKRELTNRQHRHTYYEFCLVRSGSGIFEHGQKKYPLKTGDLFIALPGVFHEISSFKTKDLVLDFCSFGLVPRQWEGQSRATVIIDHFLKDPLPYRKNYGFLASYVQTLRSLGGYPGQRSLYFRTELMKQFVLQAMDALTGHTGGTDSTPHPQHTRDATLSKALHFLESNLHRNVEVCELSRHCGMSERNLRRLFQATYGHTIHYEIQNRRCLRAKTLLSMGDFTIKEVGHQIGIESPAQFSRWFTKWAECTPREFRNRSSANFLKAPGLESLETEFFSRDRKI
- a CDS encoding phytanoyl-CoA dioxygenase family protein, producing MSPTLLNEPTFKVTAEMINSFKENGYLVVENLIDLGLVEVLRRDADETVAMAMEAKAKGEAAAQGSHAGVFTWSGDYMSPEEMKKYEVNGIHDMQFHRGSFSRLIMEKNVGDLAQALLGPDVMLHHTKLIYKKPHTGGMFPMHQDYPYFPFKNHSMLAFSIHLDDTDDHNGGLRVIPGSHKLGPLALANKPGQSMYVDQKKYKLEDGISAPVKAGGVVIFNYLTLHGSPVNHSDRFRRNILLQIRDAHDIPDGEMHSSRGQGMILRGKNPHFYATDLSNRH
- a CDS encoding uroporphyrinogen decarboxylase family protein, with the translated sequence MEDTLKMTPRERFIRALERKPLQGLVPHFELVFFLTMEAFGKVHFSQRRYDQWDQMSQKERDLHITDSAQLYIQTAEYFGHSAIFLHPNPSSDTEIFRLIDKVRELSGDKYFLMMHGDATFAIPDGNTMVDFSYKMVDEPEALLKEAQDMVDNNLRFIEKVRNHGGLDGFALCSDYCLNDGPFMSPKNFSKFVGSYLKQTVKNQRDAGFYVIKHTDGDIMPILDQLVDANPHALHSIDPQARVDIAEVEKLVGDKVALCGNVNCGLIDTGTEAEAIESTRYALKHGMPGGGYIFSTSNCIYTGMRLERYKLILDVWRKEGIYA
- the glgA gene encoding glycogen synthase GlgA: MGKKKDKNSKKGKKLQKEVVQATKTLESTEAALKLHKKGKKSPPKAKDSKPKADVTKIKAQAPSKKAPTSLQKKPLKKTILKPGKSGKFRILFVASECEPFAKTGGLADVVSALPRELKRQGHDVRIIIPFYDTIDPVRYNIKFRFSSCIHMGKGEENWVGIHEGMLYDEVPVMFVDYSRFFKRGAIYGDIGGEYQDNAFRFGLLSKAALQVCKDLAWTPHVMHLHDWPTSLTATFLKTWDRILSPLSHTASVLTIHNMGYQGKFHASAFTYIGLGGEYFNGGVIEDFGGLNLLKAGIHFADAITTVSPTYAKEILGPIGGCGLDSQLLAKKDDLFGILNGVDYTQWNPETDKFITATYSINDMRGKAKCKFELQKRLGLITNPHIPLFGIISRIADQKGFDLIEEALPRALDAMDMQFCLLGSGDTRTEDFFRSLEHRFRGRVGVYIGYNNELSHMIEAGSDFFLMPSLYEPCGLNQMYSLRYGTLPIVRAIGGLNDTVENYDEATGQGTGFKFNEISAWALYNTIGWAISTWFDRPHHIESLRRNAMERRFTWEHSAKEYVHVYERAIKNRANYS
- a CDS encoding 3-methyladenine DNA glycosylase, with the protein product MEILHEQVWLDRARAHSSRVSRWVQPHLQRKSMEQKEPVVDFLFSYYSLRPGQLLKWTPGEGVILGGARGESFLNEKHFARVEGRGVALDIKSLASKRMVGLSYIRNLLRTTLVRPAQFACYGLHEWAMVYRAPEIRHTELPLRMAPDQIARFVETQNICCTHFDAFRFFTPEARPRNKWQLERPGQTDFEQPGCIHANMDLYKWAYKLLPWIASELVADCFELAMTARKIDMRASPYDLEAAGYAPIRIETPEGREEYVEAQKQIARDAEPLRQRLIQAYERVIGHQG
- a CDS encoding CNNM domain-containing protein, with the translated sequence MTILLVSVTVAVVVSFLCSLMEAMLLSLNPVRLEAAAGKGKLWAKMWMRMKSNIDRPIAAILILNTIAHTGGATFAGGAFDDVYGAENLWIFSIIFTAVILVCTEILPKVIGVSFAERLAPIFGPILQVMIFFLRPIIFLTEFISKPFKNKHNENQMSILDLTTITRMAHSSAIISSAQQSIILNTASLQNKMVRDIMIPIDALTYFSLVKSNIDNFERAATTLHTRYPVSKDGTIQGITGYLNYKELLAMSPSRKEAVIANFVRPIIKISDSLKIEEGLKILTSKRYHLALVEAPDGSIIGMITMEDIIEAVIGEVSNEFDQLPDEIRQVSPDKWKIDGGTTLKEIYQKTKFSPKTENFNITVDKWIKAKSSKPVVSGFSFEENSFVVTVLQIRRGEIYRILLAQMALNEAP
- the ruvA gene encoding Holliday junction branch migration protein RuvA, yielding MISFIRGKLVEAKPTAVCVECGGLGYDVHIPLSSFGKLPAIGAEVYLRTHLTIREDAHILFGFATEEERELFRLLIDKVSGVGPVLALKVLSGMNVDQFKACVLSGDTKTLSKLPGLGKKTAERIVVELKDKLSLGPVSSTGMDISGGSAQIARTGENAAFHDAVGALVALGFKQADAWTAVRNLLGKPESKDMKLEEIVREAINSLT